In Buchnera aphidicola (Macrosiphum gaurae), the following proteins share a genomic window:
- a CDS encoding leucyl aminopeptidase, with translation MNFFIKNCKLDKEKTDCIVVPVFDLCELSHSACYLDKCSNGYITSLIKLGDIQGKIGDTLILYKVPKIFSKRILLVGCGKKDEINKVRFKKIFKNTINILKKLSIKNIIYSFSELNINNIYWMTRVAVLSIKEFLYKVMKINNTNVDNINIDYIILDISKKHDLFIAKIALKHALAIDYAITSAKNLSNLPPNICNPLYLSSKAKELAEKYKNNIVVEVIDIKKMKELGMNAYVAVGDGAKNKPFMSVIKYSGNNIINNKTIAFVGKGLTFDSGGISIKPSFNMHEMKYDMCGAAAVYGILIMAAELNLPLKIIGILSGCENMPGGYAFRPGDVLTTMSGKTVEILNTDAEGRLVLCDSLTYLERFSPNVVIDIATLTGACVTALGESVSGLFSNNQELANQLLHASEETDDKIWSLPLFEEYQKKIISNIADFSNVGQGQAGAITAACFLSKFTEKYNWAHLDIAGTAWKSGKNGGSTGRPVELLCQFLLNQSNYIYS, from the coding sequence ATGAATTTTTTTATAAAAAATTGCAAATTAGATAAAGAAAAAACTGACTGTATAGTAGTTCCTGTTTTTGATTTATGTGAACTATCTCATTCTGCTTGTTATTTAGATAAATGTAGTAATGGTTATATAACCTCACTAATAAAATTAGGTGATATTCAAGGAAAAATAGGAGACACATTGATTTTATATAAAGTTCCTAAAATCTTTTCAAAAAGAATATTGCTAGTAGGTTGTGGAAAAAAAGATGAAATAAATAAAGTACGTTTTAAAAAAATATTTAAAAATACTATAAATATTTTAAAAAAACTTTCCATAAAAAATATTATTTATTCTTTTTCTGAACTAAATATTAATAATATATATTGGATGACTAGAGTAGCTGTACTTTCAATAAAAGAATTTTTATATAAAGTTATGAAAATAAATAATACCAATGTAGATAATATTAATATAGATTATATTATATTAGATATTTCAAAAAAACATGATTTATTTATAGCAAAAATAGCTTTAAAACATGCTTTAGCAATTGATTATGCTATTACATCAGCAAAAAATTTAAGTAATTTACCACCTAATATTTGTAATCCTCTATATTTATCTTCTAAGGCCAAAGAACTTGCTGAAAAATATAAAAATAATATTGTTGTTGAAGTAATTGATATAAAAAAAATGAAAGAATTAGGAATGAATGCTTATGTAGCAGTTGGAGATGGTGCAAAAAATAAGCCATTTATGTCTGTAATAAAATATTCTGGAAATAATATCATTAATAATAAAACAATTGCTTTTGTAGGAAAAGGCTTGACATTTGATTCTGGTGGTATATCTATTAAACCTTCATTTAATATGCATGAAATGAAATATGACATGTGTGGTGCTGCAGCAGTATATGGCATTTTAATTATGGCAGCTGAATTAAATTTACCTTTAAAAATAATAGGAATTTTGTCTGGTTGTGAAAATATGCCAGGAGGTTATGCTTTTAGACCTGGAGACGTTTTAACTACTATGTCCGGTAAAACGGTGGAAATATTAAATACTGATGCTGAAGGACGTTTAGTTTTATGTGATTCGTTAACATATTTAGAACGTTTTTCTCCAAATGTAGTAATTGACATTGCCACATTAACTGGGGCATGTGTTACAGCGTTAGGAGAATCAGTAAGTGGCCTTTTTAGTAACAATCAAGAACTTGCAAACCAATTGCTTCATGCTTCAGAAGAAACAGATGATAAAATATGGTCTTTACCATTATTTGAAGAATATCAAAAAAAAATAATTTCTAATATCGCAGATTTTTCTAATGTAGGACAGGGCCAAGCAGGTGCTATAACTGCAGCTTGTTTTCTTTCTAAATTTACAGAAAAATATAATTGGGCACATTTAGATATTGCTGGAACTGCATGGAAATCTGGAAAAAATGGAGGATCGACAGGACGTCCTGTTGAATTGTTATGTCAGTTTTTATTAAATCAGTCAAATTATATTTATTCTTAA
- the rlmKL gene encoding bifunctional 23S rRNA (guanine(2069)-N(7))-methyltransferase RlmK/23S rRNA (guanine(2445)-N(2))-methyltransferase RlmL, with protein sequence MNNLFASTNFGTEKLLEKELLSLGAKNIKIISGGIYYQSDDLLLYKSLMWSRIASRIYLCIRKFTIKNSDDLYHNVYNINWTEIFYIKNTFLVDFKGTNDTIRNSLFGALITKDAIVDQFQKKYSSRPSVNLIKPDIRVKVLLNDNTSNIMLDLSGESLNKRGYREFCNSTPIKENLGTAIVLSSSWKKNTPMIDPMCGSGTLLIEAAMIASDRAPGLKRSKWGFQSWRKYNKNIWKEVVKEAEERFKIGITKCVKNYFIGYDYNSEIIKKAKINALNAGVLNIIQFSTKNLNDLKNIYNKEQIGIILSNPPYGERFQNESQLVGLYIQLGVISKKHFKNWKLSIFSSSIFLLKFLQMQSYEEYCFRNGSLHCFQRNFSIFSKNSNIKKNEFKNRLNKNFKKLKKWANLEKLECFRIYDADLPDYNIIIDIYHQWIVIQEYKAPKLINYNKAFKRLCHAIYYTKETLSISINNIILKTRQKNKNKTQYNKLFNSNNFITVKEYHAKFLVNLTDYVDTGLFSDKRLVRKLLGQMAKGKDFLNLFSYTGTATVYAGLGKANSTTSVDISNTYIKWSMRNMSLNNLTGSQHYFIQSDCLTWIKKTNQKFDLIFINPPTFSNSKKTQQDFDLTRDYLDIIINLKRILRYNGEIIFSSSTRNFEINFDYIKKTKLYVQKITKKIQSKDFFKKSNIYHSWSIKHAK encoded by the coding sequence ATGAATAATTTATTTGCAAGTACAAATTTTGGAACTGAAAAATTATTAGAAAAAGAACTTTTATCTTTAGGTGCTAAAAACATAAAGATAATAAGTGGAGGAATTTATTATCAATCTGATGATTTATTATTATATAAAAGTTTAATGTGGAGTCGAATTGCTTCACGTATTTATTTATGTATAAGAAAATTTACTATAAAAAATAGCGATGATCTTTATCATAATGTATATAATATTAATTGGACTGAAATTTTTTATATAAAAAATACTTTCTTAGTTGATTTTAAAGGGACCAACGATACTATTCGTAATAGTTTATTCGGAGCACTAATAACTAAAGATGCAATTGTTGACCAATTCCAAAAAAAATACTCTTCTCGTCCGAGTGTAAATCTTATTAAACCTGATATTAGAGTCAAAGTATTATTAAATGATAATACATCAAATATTATGTTAGATCTAAGTGGAGAATCTTTAAATAAAAGAGGATATCGTGAATTTTGCAATTCTACTCCTATTAAAGAAAATTTAGGAACAGCAATTGTATTAAGTTCAAGTTGGAAAAAGAATACACCTATGATAGACCCTATGTGTGGCTCAGGAACACTTTTAATTGAAGCCGCTATGATCGCTTCTGATAGAGCTCCGGGATTAAAAAGATCAAAATGGGGATTTCAATCATGGAGAAAATACAACAAAAATATATGGAAAGAGGTTGTCAAAGAAGCAGAAGAAAGATTTAAAATTGGAATAACAAAATGTGTGAAAAATTATTTTATAGGATATGATTACAACTCTGAAATTATAAAAAAAGCTAAAATAAATGCATTAAATGCAGGCGTATTAAACATAATTCAATTTTCAACGAAAAATTTAAATGATTTAAAAAACATTTATAATAAAGAGCAAATAGGAATTATATTAAGTAATCCACCATATGGAGAAAGATTTCAAAATGAAAGTCAGTTAGTAGGTTTGTATATACAATTAGGTGTTATATCAAAAAAACATTTCAAAAATTGGAAATTATCAATATTTAGTTCATCAATATTTTTATTAAAATTTCTACAAATGCAATCATATGAAGAATATTGTTTTAGAAACGGATCATTACATTGTTTTCAAAGAAATTTTTCAATTTTTTCAAAAAACTCAAATATTAAAAAAAATGAATTTAAAAATAGATTAAATAAAAACTTTAAAAAATTAAAAAAATGGGCTAATCTAGAAAAATTAGAATGCTTTCGTATTTATGACGCAGATTTACCAGATTATAATATAATAATAGATATTTATCATCAATGGATAGTAATTCAAGAGTATAAAGCACCAAAATTAATTAATTATAACAAAGCATTTAAAAGACTATGCCATGCTATTTATTATACTAAAGAAACATTATCTATTTCTATAAATAATATTATATTAAAAACTAGACAAAAGAATAAAAATAAAACGCAGTACAACAAATTATTTAATAGTAATAATTTTATTACTGTTAAAGAATATCATGCAAAATTTTTAGTAAATTTGACAGATTATGTAGATACTGGTTTATTTTCAGACAAAAGACTCGTAAGAAAATTATTAGGACAAATGGCTAAGGGAAAAGATTTTCTTAATTTATTTTCATATACTGGAACTGCTACTGTGTATGCTGGATTAGGAAAAGCGAATAGCACAACTAGTGTAGATATCTCTAATACTTATATAAAATGGTCTATGCGTAATATGTCTCTTAATAATTTAACAGGTTCTCAACACTATTTTATTCAATCAGATTGTTTGACATGGATTAAAAAAACTAATCAAAAATTTGATTTAATATTTATAAACCCACCTACTTTCTCTAATTCTAAAAAAACACAACAAGATTTTGATTTAACGAGAGATTATTTAGATATAATAATCAACTTGAAAAGAATTTTACGTTATAATGGTGAAATTATCTTTTCAAGTTCTACGCGAAATTTTGAAATTAATTTTGATTATATTAAAAAAACAAAATTATATGTACAAAAAATTACGAAAAAAATACAATCAAAAGATTTCTTTAAAAAATCAAATATTTACCATTCGTGGTCGATAAAACATGCAAAATAA
- the argF gene encoding ornithine carbamoyltransferase: MNNLYQRDFLRLLDFTSLELQNIITLAQKLKTYKKNNQEIQFLNKKNIALIFEKESTRTRCSFEVAAFDQGANVTYLGPGSTHLGTKESIEDTAKILGRLYDGIQYRGHNHKTIEILAKYSKAPVWNGLTEKFHPTQLLADLLTIKEIFPEKKFDKIKCAYVGDAHNNMGNTLLEAASLFGLDLRLVAPKECWPDKNLFKLCQEQTKKKKGNIICTENIVEGVNNVDFIYTDVWVSMGESQKVWEKRIKLLSSYQVNRSMLNMTNNPKVKILHCLPALHDQKTCIGESILKKYGFENGMEITDEVFQKNEKVIFEQAENRLHTIKAILVSSLLKTINF, from the coding sequence ATGAATAATCTTTATCAACGCGATTTTTTGAGACTATTAGATTTTACTTCTTTAGAACTGCAAAATATAATCACATTAGCGCAAAAACTTAAAACATACAAAAAAAATAATCAAGAAATTCAATTTCTTAATAAAAAAAATATTGCTTTAATTTTTGAAAAAGAATCAACTCGTACAAGGTGCTCTTTTGAAGTAGCCGCATTTGATCAAGGAGCTAATGTTACGTATCTCGGTCCTGGTAGCACACACCTTGGTACAAAAGAATCAATCGAAGATACAGCAAAAATACTCGGACGTTTGTATGACGGAATTCAATATCGAGGTCATAATCATAAAACAATAGAAATTTTAGCTAAATATTCAAAAGCGCCAGTGTGGAATGGTTTAACTGAAAAATTTCATCCCACACAATTGCTTGCTGATTTACTTACTATAAAAGAAATTTTTCCAGAAAAAAAATTCGATAAAATAAAATGTGCATATGTTGGAGATGCACATAATAACATGGGAAACACTTTATTAGAAGCTGCATCATTGTTTGGATTAGACTTACGTTTAGTTGCTCCCAAAGAATGTTGGCCTGACAAAAATCTATTTAAACTTTGTCAAGAACAAACAAAAAAGAAAAAAGGAAACATAATATGTACTGAAAATATTGTCGAAGGAGTTAATAATGTAGATTTTATCTACACTGATGTTTGGGTTTCTATGGGAGAATCACAAAAAGTATGGGAAAAAAGAATTAAATTATTAAGTTCTTATCAAGTAAATCGTTCAATGTTGAATATGACGAATAATCCAAAAGTAAAGATTTTACATTGCCTTCCAGCTTTACACGATCAAAAAACTTGTATTGGTGAATCTATATTAAAAAAATATGGTTTTGAAAATGGCATGGAAATAACAGATGAAGTCTTTCAAAAAAACGAAAAAGTTATTTTTGAACAAGCGGAAAATAGATTGCATACTATAAAAGCTATACTTGTATCTAGTTTATTAAAAACGATTAATTTTTAA
- a CDS encoding ATP-binding cassette domain-containing protein, translated as MSLINIQNACLSFSNLEILKNSTLYINENERVCLIGKNGAGKSTLLKIINKKQELDHGDIIYKKNIKTAYLPQENPKNLNISIYDFVSSGLSRYKISKKKNIKEVVKIEKIIEIIELNKNTLLSHLSGGLLRKAALGRILVKEPDILLLDEPTNHLDINTVKWLEKFLKKFSGSILFVSHDRNFIQNICTRIIDLDRGKLISWPGDYKNFIKLKNESNRIEKIQKKLFDKNLEKEEKWIRKGIKARSTRNEGRVKSLKILRKEYENYTKVEKLNDIKINESKNYLGKILFKLENIDFLIKNKVIIKNFSSTIQHGDKLGLIGNNGCGKSTLIKIIIGEYEPYKGKIYTGTGLKISYFDQNRSILDPNKSILENIAYGKEKIILNGKEQHIIGYLKNFLFKPNQLQSLVKTLSGGECNRLLLARLFLKPSNILILDEPTNDLDLETLQLLEKIIIDYQGTVIIVSHDETFINNTVKKCWYFEGNGLINTYFGNYADLKKEKNKLKNKKITKNKLKTNLNIKIKNNFKKEIDIILCTIEKIEINIKKLQKKVNEPDFFKKKLEEKLPILKMLAQQEKKLEREILFWENLEKKIINTKK; from the coding sequence ATGTCTTTAATTAACATTCAAAATGCTTGTCTATCATTTAGTAATTTAGAAATATTAAAAAATAGTACACTATATATCAACGAAAATGAAAGAGTATGCTTGATCGGTAAAAATGGTGCTGGAAAATCTACTTTATTAAAAATTATAAATAAAAAACAAGAATTAGATCATGGAGATATTATTTATAAAAAAAATATAAAAACAGCTTATTTACCCCAAGAAAATCCCAAAAATCTTAATATTTCTATATATGATTTCGTTAGTTCGGGATTAAGTAGATATAAAATAAGTAAAAAAAAAAATATAAAAGAAGTTGTGAAAATAGAAAAAATAATTGAAATTATCGAATTAAATAAAAACACTTTATTGTCTCATCTATCAGGAGGTCTATTAAGAAAAGCTGCATTAGGTCGTATTTTAGTCAAAGAACCTGATATACTATTGCTTGACGAGCCTACAAATCATTTAGATATTAACACCGTGAAATGGCTTGAAAAATTTTTAAAGAAATTTTCCGGTAGCATATTATTCGTATCACATGATAGAAATTTTATTCAAAACATATGTACACGTATTATAGATCTTGATCGAGGAAAACTAATTTCTTGGCCAGGTGATTATAAAAATTTTATCAAACTAAAAAATGAAAGTAATCGTATTGAGAAAATACAAAAAAAACTATTTGATAAAAATCTAGAAAAAGAAGAGAAATGGATTAGAAAAGGTATTAAAGCACGTTCCACTCGTAATGAAGGAAGAGTAAAAAGTTTAAAAATATTACGAAAAGAATATGAAAATTATACAAAAGTAGAAAAATTAAATGATATCAAAATTAACGAATCTAAAAATTATTTAGGGAAAATACTATTCAAATTAGAAAACATAGATTTTTTAATTAAAAATAAAGTTATTATAAAAAATTTTTCATCAACTATTCAACACGGTGATAAATTAGGATTAATTGGTAACAATGGGTGTGGAAAAAGTACATTAATTAAGATTATCATAGGGGAATACGAACCTTATAAAGGCAAAATTTATACAGGTACAGGATTAAAAATATCATATTTCGATCAAAACAGATCTATACTGGATCCAAATAAATCTATTTTGGAAAACATAGCTTACGGAAAAGAAAAAATCATATTAAATGGCAAAGAACAACATATAATCGGGTATTTAAAAAACTTTCTCTTTAAACCTAATCAATTACAATCTTTAGTAAAAACACTATCAGGTGGTGAGTGTAACAGATTACTTTTAGCTAGATTGTTTTTAAAACCAAGTAATATTTTAATTCTTGATGAGCCTACAAACGATTTAGATTTAGAAACTCTACAATTATTGGAAAAAATTATTATTGATTATCAAGGTACTGTTATAATTGTTAGTCATGATGAAACATTCATCAATAACACAGTAAAAAAGTGTTGGTATTTTGAAGGAAATGGATTAATCAATACCTATTTTGGAAATTATGCCGATTTAAAAAAAGAAAAAAATAAATTAAAAAATAAAAAAATAACAAAAAACAAACTAAAAACAAATCTAAATATCAAAATTAAAAATAATTTCAAAAAAGAAATTGATATAATATTATGTACAATAGAAAAAATTGAAATTAACATCAAAAAATTACAAAAAAAAGTAAATGAACCCGATTTTTTTAAAAAAAAATTAGAAGAAAAATTGCCAATTCTAAAAATGCTAGCTCAACAAGAAAAAAAATTAGAAAGAGAAATACTATTTTGGGAAAATTTAGAAAAAAAAATTATAAATACTAAAAAATAA
- a CDS encoding rhodanese-related sulfurtransferase, which produces MSILYNLISKKELKKRIFSQTEPRLTLSFYKYFPIKNTQEYHHEFYKNFNKYNVLGRIYIATEGINAQISVPKKNYFFLKNFLYNFDSELKNLRINKSLNNNEKSFWFLSVKVREKIVQDGIKEDFFDPKNVGTYIKSKKVNSMLSDKKIIFIDMRNSYEYAIGHFENAIEIKSSTFREQLKKLVPLMKYAKNKKIVMYCTGGIRCEKASAWMRFNGFKHIYHIEGGIIGYVHDARKNGLPILFKGKNFVFDNRMGEKISDEIISFCKQCNQLSDTYVNCKYNSCHLLFIQCAKCSIHFKNCCSLNCMEKI; this is translated from the coding sequence ATGTCGATTTTATATAATCTCATTTCAAAGAAAGAACTAAAAAAACGTATTTTTTCTCAAACAGAACCACGTTTAACCTTGTCTTTTTATAAGTATTTTCCCATTAAAAACACTCAAGAGTATCATCATGAATTTTATAAAAATTTTAATAAATATAATGTTTTAGGGAGAATTTATATAGCTACTGAAGGTATTAATGCACAAATTAGTGTTCCAAAAAAAAACTATTTTTTTCTAAAAAACTTTTTATATAATTTTGATTCAGAGTTAAAAAATTTACGTATTAATAAATCATTAAATAATAATGAAAAATCTTTCTGGTTTCTTTCAGTCAAAGTGAGAGAGAAAATCGTACAAGATGGAATTAAAGAAGATTTTTTTGACCCTAAAAATGTTGGGACTTATATTAAATCAAAAAAAGTCAATTCAATGTTAAGTGATAAAAAAATAATATTTATTGATATGAGAAATTCTTATGAATATGCTATTGGTCATTTTGAAAACGCGATAGAAATTAAAAGCTCAACTTTTAGAGAACAATTAAAAAAATTAGTACCATTAATGAAGTATGCTAAAAATAAAAAAATTGTTATGTACTGTACAGGTGGTATCCGATGTGAAAAAGCTAGTGCCTGGATGCGTTTTAATGGTTTTAAACATATTTATCATATAGAAGGAGGTATTATTGGTTATGTGCATGATGCTCGAAAAAATGGATTACCAATTCTTTTTAAAGGCAAGAATTTTGTGTTTGATAATCGAATGGGTGAAAAAATTTCAGATGAAATAATATCATTTTGCAAACAATGCAATCAACTTTCTGATACTTATGTTAATTGTAAGTACAATTCGTGTCATCTTCTGTTTATTCAATGTGCAAAATGTTCTATTCATTTTAAAAATTGCTGTTCTTTAAACTGTATGGAAAAAATATAA
- a CDS encoding valine--tRNA ligase: MEKNYNPQNIEQSLYSFWEENGYFKPNNSGKSTFCMMMPPPNITGSLHMGHAFQQTIMDILIRYHRMQGKNTFWQVGTDHAGIATQILVERQILLEEKKTKKDYSRDDFVKKIWTWKKKSSNIITKQMRRLGVSVDWDREKFTLDPDISIAVREAFIIFYKNNLIYQKKKLVHWDSKLETVISDLEVEHRLTKGKKWFIRYPILENNSCSKNKLKYLVVATTRPETLLGDTAIAINPKDNRYNQYIGRTVICPLINRRIPIIGDKYADTEKGTGCVKITPAHDFNDYKVGFYHKLPMINIFTFDGRINSIFEIYNYKGKKSNEYSTFMPYQFQKLDIFSARIKIIEEVKKLGLLEKIEECNITIPYSDRSGVIIQPMLTNQWYLKTSELAKVALHAVKNKKIKFIPEQYESMYTSWMNNIEDWCISRQLWWGHRIPVWYDNKKNIYIGQNEKEIRQEYSISDNTLLEQENDVLDTWFSSGLWTFSSLGWPKKTKFLKLFHPTDVLVSGFDIIFFWIARMIMLTMYFVKDTHNNPEIPFKNVYITGLIRDEYGKKMSKSKGNVIDPLDMIDGISLNELIKKRTNNLLQPNLSNKIIQRTIKQFPEGIKATGTDALRFTFSALASSTRDIQWDMNRLKGYRNFCNKLWNASRFVLINTEHHNFSKFNTKDKMLLINKWILIEFNDTVKLYRESLDTYRFDIAANILYDFIWSVFCDWYLEFVKIIIKTSSSEEIHFTKNVLLHILELLLRLAHPIIPFITEIIWQRVKIVKNIQEDTIMLQSFPKYNSELFDKKTLINMNWIKKIVTFLRNIRINMNISSKKLLPLFLYNTTSEQNKIIKENILLIKKISFLDSITILSQKYDKDLCIKEIIDGAEILIPMLKLIDKEAELKRLLKEEKKIQINILKIKNKILNKDFLDYAPKNIVIQEKNKLLKLNEIYIKLSEQIKILTDSSKKK, from the coding sequence ATGGAAAAAAATTATAACCCTCAAAATATTGAACAATCTTTATATAGTTTTTGGGAAGAAAACGGTTATTTTAAACCCAATAATTCAGGAAAATCAACTTTTTGCATGATGATGCCTCCGCCTAATATTACGGGAAGCCTGCATATGGGTCATGCATTTCAACAAACAATTATGGATATATTAATTCGCTATCATAGAATGCAAGGTAAGAATACATTTTGGCAAGTCGGAACAGATCATGCAGGAATAGCAACACAAATTTTAGTTGAACGTCAAATTCTTTTAGAAGAAAAAAAAACTAAAAAAGATTATAGTAGAGATGATTTTGTCAAAAAAATTTGGACATGGAAAAAAAAATCTAGCAATATTATTACAAAACAAATGCGACGTTTAGGAGTATCTGTCGATTGGGATCGTGAAAAATTCACATTAGATCCTGATATCTCTATTGCTGTTAGAGAAGCTTTTATTATATTTTATAAGAACAATTTAATTTATCAGAAAAAAAAATTAGTACATTGGGATTCAAAATTAGAAACTGTAATCTCAGATTTAGAAGTTGAACATCGTTTAACAAAAGGAAAAAAATGGTTTATTCGTTATCCTATCCTTGAAAATAATAGTTGTTCGAAAAATAAATTAAAATATTTAGTAGTCGCTACAACTCGTCCTGAAACTTTATTAGGAGATACAGCTATTGCTATAAATCCTAAGGATAATAGATATAACCAATATATTGGACGGACTGTTATATGCCCTTTAATAAATAGGAGAATTCCTATTATTGGAGATAAATATGCTGATACAGAAAAGGGAACTGGGTGTGTAAAAATTACTCCTGCACATGATTTCAACGATTATAAAGTAGGATTTTATCACAAATTACCAATGATTAATATTTTTACTTTTGATGGACGAATTAATTCTATTTTTGAAATTTATAATTATAAAGGTAAGAAATCTAATGAATATAGTACATTCATGCCATATCAATTTCAAAAATTAGATATTTTTTCTGCGCGAATTAAAATTATTGAAGAAGTTAAAAAATTAGGGTTATTAGAAAAAATAGAAGAATGTAATATCACTATTCCTTATAGTGATAGAAGTGGTGTTATTATTCAACCAATGCTTACAAATCAATGGTATTTGAAAACGTCAGAATTAGCTAAAGTAGCTTTACATGCTGTAAAAAATAAAAAAATTAAATTTATACCAGAACAGTATGAAAGTATGTATACATCTTGGATGAATAATATTGAAGATTGGTGTATTTCTCGTCAATTATGGTGGGGTCACCGTATCCCAGTATGGTATGATAACAAAAAAAATATATATATTGGTCAAAATGAAAAAGAAATACGTCAGGAATACTCAATATCAGATAATACATTATTGGAACAAGAAAATGATGTATTAGATACTTGGTTTTCTTCTGGATTATGGACTTTTTCTTCATTAGGATGGCCTAAAAAAACTAAATTTTTAAAACTTTTTCATCCTACTGATGTTTTAGTAAGCGGTTTTGATATCATTTTTTTTTGGATTGCTAGAATGATTATGTTAACAATGTATTTTGTTAAAGATACACATAATAATCCTGAAATACCATTTAAAAATGTTTATATAACCGGATTAATTCGAGATGAATACGGAAAAAAAATGTCTAAATCAAAAGGCAATGTAATTGACCCCTTAGATATGATAGATGGAATTTCTTTAAACGAATTAATCAAAAAAAGAACCAATAATTTATTACAACCAAATTTATCAAATAAAATTATTCAACGAACTATTAAACAATTTCCCGAAGGCATCAAAGCTACTGGTACAGATGCATTGCGGTTTACTTTTTCTGCATTAGCATCTAGTACGCGCGATATACAATGGGATATGAATAGATTAAAAGGGTATCGTAATTTTTGCAATAAACTTTGGAATGCTAGTCGTTTTGTTTTAATTAATACAGAACATCATAATTTTTCAAAATTTAATACAAAAGATAAAATGTTGTTAATAAATAAATGGATTTTAATAGAATTTAATGACACAGTAAAATTATATCGTGAGTCATTAGACACTTATCGTTTTGATATTGCAGCTAATATTTTGTATGACTTTATTTGGAGTGTGTTTTGTGATTGGTATTTAGAATTTGTAAAAATCATTATTAAAACGAGTTCTTCTGAAGAAATACATTTTACTAAAAATGTGCTCTTACATATTCTGGAATTGCTTCTAAGATTAGCTCATCCTATTATTCCTTTTATTACAGAAATAATTTGGCAACGTGTTAAAATAGTTAAAAATATTCAAGAAGATACAATCATGTTACAATCTTTTCCGAAATATAACTCGGAATTATTTGACAAAAAAACACTTATTAATATGAATTGGATTAAAAAAATAGTTACTTTCTTAAGGAATATTAGGATTAATATGAATATTAGTTCTAAAAAATTGTTACCGTTATTTTTATATAATACTACTTCTGAACAAAACAAGATTATTAAAGAAAATATTTTACTGATAAAAAAAATATCTTTTTTAGATAGTATTACAATACTGTCTCAAAAATATGATAAAGATTTATGCATAAAAGAAATAATAGATGGAGCTGAAATTTTAATTCCTATGCTAAAATTAATAGATAAAGAGGCGGAATTAAAACGATTATTAAAAGAAGAAAAAAAAATACAAATTAATATATTAAAAATAAAAAATAAAATATTAAATAAAGATTTTTTAGATTACGCTCCAAAAAATATAGTAATTCAAGAAAAAAACAAGTTATTAAAATTAAATGAAATATACATCAAATTATCCGAACAAATAAAAATTTTGACAGATTCATCTAAAAAAAAATAA